In Tachysurus fulvidraco isolate hzauxx_2018 chromosome 1, HZAU_PFXX_2.0, whole genome shotgun sequence, a single window of DNA contains:
- the LOC113663160 gene encoding E3 ubiquitin-protein ligase TRIM39-like, producing the protein MAEPSSPQLRKGRRKSIDTPDYCSHDSSSLLSEDQLLCSICLDVFTDPVTTPCGHNFCKSCLTQCWDKSQHCLCPLCKEKFTKRPELKINTTLRDVADHFKKKSAVDKPEVLCDACSGEKLKALKSCLDCCASLCKTHLEFHNNMPKHKKHKLINPVENLEDYICQKHERALELFCRDDQTCVCQFCIDGDHKNHNTVPIEEESRERKTQLVKTHTDVHQMIQDRLMMIKEIKHSLEQNKRSTEKEKADSVEVFTALIRSIERSQAELLEVMEEKQKAAEMQAEGLIKELEQEISVLKRRNTELEQLSHTEEHLHLLQIYSSICSLPHTKNWTGISINTDVSEDTVRTALSQLQQTLNEKLNKTLDDKLKETVSTELKRIQQYAVDVTLDHDTAHPYLILSADGKQVTHGDMRQNLPDTPQRFNYCVSVLGKQSFSSGRFYYELQVRGKTDWDVGVATQSINRKGHITLTPQNGFWTVWLRNENQYQACAGPPVPLTLREKVEVVGVFVDYEEGLVSFYDVKSRSHIYSFTGQSFTEKLYPYFSPYLNKEGKNSAPLIISPVFKT; encoded by the exons ATGGCAGAACCTTCATCACCACAACTAAGAAAAGGCAGAAGAAAAAGCATAGATACACCAGATTATT GTTCTCATGACTCCAGCAGTCTCCTGTCTGAAGATCAGCTGCTGTGTTCGATTTGTCTGGATGTGTTCACTGATCCAGTCACCACTCCATGTGGACACAACTTCTGTAAGAGCTGCCTTACACAGTGCTGGGACAAGAGTCAACACTGTCTCTGTCCATTATGTAAAGAGAAATTCACCAAGAGACCTGAACTGAAGATTAATACAACACTGAGAGATGTTGCAGATCACTTCAAGAAGAAAAGTGCTGTTGACAAACCTGAGGTTCTTTGTGATGCCTGCAGTGGAGAGAAGCTGAAGGCCCTGAAATCCTGTCTGGATTGTTGTGCTAGTTTGTGTAAAACCCATTTAGAGTTTCATAATAATATGCCCAAACATAAGAAGCACAAACTAATAAACCctgtggagaacctggaggactACATATGCCAGAAACATGAGAGAGCTCTGGAGCTGTTCTGTAGAGATgatcagacgtgtgtgtgtcagttctgtATTGATGGAGACCACAAGAATCACAACACTGTTCCTATAgaggaggagagcagagagaggaag ACTCAGctggtgaaaacacacacagatgtgcatcAGATGATTCAGGACCGACTGATGATGATTAAAGAGATCAAACACTCACTAGAGCAAAATAAG AgaagcacagagaaagagaaagcagacagTGTTGAAGTTTTCACTGCTCTGATTCGCTCCATTGAGAGAAGTCAGGCTGAGCTGCTGGAGGTgatggaggagaagcagaaagcagcagagaTGCAGGCTGAAGGACTCATTAAAGAGCTGGAGCAGGAAATCAGTGTGCTAAAGAGGAGAAacactgagctggagcagctctcacacactgaggagCATCTCCACCTCCTACAg ATTTACTCCTCCATATGCAGCCTTCCACACACCAAGAACTGGACTGGGATCAGTATTAACACTGATGTGAGTGAGGACACTGTGAGGACAGCTCTGTCTCAGCTTCAGCAGACTTTGAATGAGAAACTCAATAAAACACTCGATGACAAGTTAAAGGAAACAG TTTCCACAGAACTGAAGAGGATTCAGCAGTATGCAG tggatgtgactctggatcATGATACAGCTCATCCATATCTCATCCTGTCTGCTGATGGAAAACAAGTGACACATGGAGACATGCGACAGAATCTCCCTGATACACCACAGAGATTTAATTATTGTGTATCTGTTTTGGGAAAGCAGAGTTTCTcctcagggagattttattaTGAGTTGCAGGTTAGAGGGAAAACTGACTGGGATGTTGGAGTTGCCACACAGTCCATTAACAGGAAGGGACATATTACACTGACCCCTCAGAATGGATTCTGGACTGTGTGGCTGAGGAATGAGAATCAGTATCAGGCTTGTGCTGGTCCCCCTGTCCccctcacactgagagagaaggtggaggttgtgggggtgtttgtggattatgaggagggtctggtctccttttatgatgtGAAGTCCAGATCTCATATCTACTCTTTCACTGGTCAGTCTTTCACGGAGAAACTCTATCCATATTTCAGtccttatttaaataaagaaggtaaaaattcagcaccactgatcatctctcctgtatttAAGACTTAA